From Marinobacter alexandrii, one genomic window encodes:
- a CDS encoding GNAT family N-acetyltransferase, producing the protein MRIQIIEAQPKDFFEIGQLMIDVYSNLEGFATPKQQPEYYEMLANIGDFVQKESVKLLLAKDKEKILGTVVYIADMEDYGSGGIATKETNASGFRLLTVSRPARGLGIGRKLTNACIEMAKSANVGQVIIHTTESMKVAWGMYEKMGFKRSVDLDFEQNGLTVYGFRYFF; encoded by the coding sequence ATGAGAATCCAGATCATTGAAGCTCAGCCAAAAGATTTTTTTGAAATAGGTCAATTGATGATTGATGTTTATTCCAATCTAGAAGGATTCGCAACACCTAAGCAGCAGCCAGAGTACTATGAAATGCTGGCCAATATTGGAGACTTTGTCCAAAAGGAAAGTGTGAAATTACTTTTAGCTAAAGACAAGGAAAAGATTCTTGGAACTGTGGTGTACATAGCAGACATGGAAGATTATGGCTCAGGAGGTATAGCAACGAAAGAAACGAATGCTTCAGGTTTTAGACTATTAACCGTGAGTAGACCCGCAAGAGGTTTGGGGATAGGGAGAAAACTTACGAATGCATGTATTGAGATGGCGAAATCAGCGAATGTGGGTCAAGTGATCATACATACAACAGAATCTATGAAAGTGGCATGGGGGATGTATGAAAAGATGGGTTTTAAGCGTTCTGTAGATCTAGATTTTGAAC